The Armatimonadota bacterium nucleotide sequence TACACTACGCTTCCCCCTCCCGAACACCACGCTTCCCCCCTCCCGTCGCCCCGCCCTCCCCATGCCGCCGGGCCCGGTCCTTTCCGCCTATCAGCACCCGATCCGAATGGAGAATGCCGCATCCGCCTGATGCCCGAATCGGACTTTCGCCGTATTTCTCCGCCTAAACCGGTAGGATAGGCTGTGCTCGGGAGGTGACAGTCGATGGCAAGAGTCGTAGTCAAGGATCACGTGATCGAGGACCCCCCGGTGGCCCGGTTCCTCTTCAGCAGTACCACCATGGCCTGGGTCTGGCTCGTGGTGCGGGTCTGGGTGGGGTATCAGTGGATCAACGCCGCGTTGCACAAGATCTCCGACCCCGCCTGGATGCAGACGGGCGCTGCCCTGAAGGGTTTCTGGGAGCGGGCGGTAGCCATCCCGCAGGGGGGAAGGCCGCCCATCGCCTTCGACTGGTACCGGGAGTTCATCCGGTGGCTGCTGAACACCCAGAGCTACACCTGGTTCGCCAAGCTGGTCACCTACGGCGAACTCCTGGTGGGCATCGCCCTGGTGCTGGGCGCCTTCGTGGGCGTGGCCGCCTTCTTCGGCGCCCTGATGAACTGGAACTTCATGATGGCGGGAGCCGCCAGCACGAACCCCGTCCTCTTCACCCTGGCCATCCTGCTGCTGCTGGCCTGGAAGGTGGCCGGCTACATCGGGCTGGACTACTACCTGCTGGCCTGGCTGGGCACCCCCTGGCGGCCGGGACGGATATTCAAGATGCGCGACCAGAACCAGTCGGAGACCTCAATGGCCTGATCCCGTGAATACCATCCGGGCTGGCAGAGCAGAGCCAGGCCGGGAGGGTGCAGCGGGGCGGCGTCGGAGATGCGGCGCCGCCTTCGCCTTGTCATGGGTGATGGAGGCGCATCCAGTTCCCCTGGCGGCGTGAAAACCCGGGATGCGGGGTTGTAGTATGGAGCGGGCACCCTGGACCTCCTGGAGGAGAGGCGCATGGCCCTGAGGGAACAGGATCCCGCTGTCTACACCATCCTGGAAGCAGAGCGACGTCGCCAGCTGGAAGGCGTCGAGCTCATCCCTTCCGAGAACTACGTCTCTGCCGCCGTGCTTGCGGCCATGGGGTCCATCTTCACCAACAAGTACTCGGAGGGCTATCCCGGACGGCGGTACTACGGCGGCAACGAGCACGTGGACGAGGTCGAGCGCCTGGCCCAGGAGCGGGCGAAGGCGCTCTTCGGCACCCCCCACGCCAACGTCCAGCCGTACTCCGGCAGCCCCGCCAATCTGGCCGTGTACTTCACCACCTGCCGGCCCGGGGATGTGGTCATGGGCCAGAACCTGCCCGACGGCGGCCACCTCACCCACGGCTGGAGCGTCAGCATCACCGGAACCTACTATCGCAGCGTTCCCTACCACGTGAAGGCGGATGGCTACATCGACATGGAGGAGGTGCGCCGCCTGGCCCGGGAGCACCGTCCCCGGCTGATCTGGTGCGGGGCCACCGCGTACCCCCGAGAATTCCCCTTCGAGGAGTTTGCCGCGGTGGCCGACGAGGTGGACGCCTACTTCGCCGCCGACATCTCCCACGTCGCCGGCCTGATCGTGGCCGGCGTGCACAAGAGCCCCACGCCCTACGCGCATGTCATCACCACCACAACCCACAAGACGCTGCGCGGTCCTCGCGGCGCCATGATCCTGGTCACCCAGCGCGGGCTGTCCCGGGACCCGGAGCTGGCCGAGAAGATCGACCGTGCCGTCTTCCCCGGCCTGCAGGGCGGCCCCCACGACCACACCACCGCCGCCATCGCCGTGGCCCTGGGGGAGGCCATGCGCCCGGAGTTCAAGGCCTACGGGGCGCAGGTGGTGCACAACGCCAGAGCCCTGGCCGCCAGCCTGGCTGCCCGCGGCTTCACGGTGGTCACCGGCGGCACCGACAACCACATGCTGCTGCTCGACCTGACCCCCACCGGCCCGGGGCGCGGCCTCTTCCTGCAGGAGGCCCTGGACCGTGTGGGCATCACCGTGAATAAGAACACCATCCCCGGCGAGCCCAGCACCCCCTTCTATCCCTCCGGGGTCCGCCTGGGCACGCCCGCCGCCACCACCCGGGGGATGCGCGAGGGGGAGATGGAGCAGCTGGCGGCCTGGATTGCCGCCGTAGCCGAACGGATCGAGGCGTTCCAGATGCCCGCCGACCGCAAGGCCCGCGCCCGGGTGCTGCAGGAGTTCCGCCGGACCGTACAGACCGACACGACCCTGGCCCGCCTGCGCGAAGAGGTCCGCCGTTTCTGCGTGCGCTTCCCCCTCCCGGGGATGTAAGCACGAGCGCACCATGCGTTTCCTTCCATGCCCTTCATCCGCCGCGGCCACGTGTGCTGTCTTCGACGGTCCGTGGATGTTTACACATGTCGATGCACAGGACTGACGCCCCCTTAAGCCGCCGCGGGCTGCTGCTGGTCAGCCTGCCGCGCAACGACCGCGACCTGGCCCAGGCGGCCATCGACGGAGGGGCGCATCTCCTCAAGGTGCACGTCAACGTCCGCCACCGCGCCGCGGGGACGGTCTTCGGTTCGCTGGCGGAGGAGATGGACCGTCTGAACGCCATCCTGGAGCTGGGCCTGCCCACCGGGCTTGTGCCAGGGGAGGAACGCATGGTCAGCCCCGGAGAACTCCCCCTGCTGCGACGCTTCGCCTTCCTGGACGCCTACCTGACACACCTGCCGCTGTTCCTGTACGCCGCAGAGGTACCGGTGGTGCCGGCGATCCCCCACGACTACCCCGCGGAGGCCCTTACGTTTCTCCACCACCTCCCCGGGGAGTGGGCGGAGGCGGCCCTGGTGCCACCGGAGGGGTACGGGCGCCCTCCTGCGGAGGAAGACTTCGCGGCCCTGGCGCGCGCTGGAGAGAGAAGCGGCCGCCGGCTGATCGTCCCCACGCAACGGCACATTCGCCCCGAGGACCTGGAGCGCTATTTCGCCCTGCCCGCCGTCTGGGCGTTGATGATTGGCGTCGTCGTCACCGGTGGCGACCCCGGCGGCATCCGGTCGGCCACGCAGGCTTTCCGCCGCCGGCTGGAGAGGATTTTCGCATGATCGTCGAGGCCACCGCCCCCACGCGCATCGACCTGGCCGGCGGCACTCTGGATATCTACCCCATCTACCTGCTGGAGGACGGCGCCCTCACCATCAACCTGGCCATCACCATCGGCACCCGTGCCCGCCTGGAGCCCTACTCCGGCGGCGTCGCCGTCTACGCCCGGGACCTGGGGGTAGGCGTGGAAGCCCCCACCGCCGCCGCGCTCCCCGTAGGCGGACCGCTGGACCTGGTGCTGCGCACCGTTCGCTATTGCGGGCTGCCAGCGCGCACCCGTGTGATTACCGCCTCCCAGGCGCCACAGGGCTCTGGGTTGGGCGCCTCCTCCTCGCTGCTCGTTGGCCTGCTGGCCGCGTGCGCCCGGTGGCGCGGCCGGCGTCCGGGCTCCCTGCTGTCTCGGCGTCCGGGCCCCCTGCCGTCTCGCCCCCGCAGGCCGGTGAGCGGAGGCACCGTCTCCTCGCTCCCCTCGCCGCGTCCTGACCTGGTTGACCTCGCCTCCCGCCTGGAAGCGCAGTCCATCAACGCGCCCACCGGCAAGCAGGATTACTACGCGGCGCTCTGTGGTGGCCTCAACGCCATCTGGTTCGGCCTCGACCAGACAGTGGTGGAGCCCCTGCTCCCGCCCCGCCGCCTGGGCGGTCTGGCCGAGCACCTGGTCCTGACCTTCACCGGCGCGCCGCACACCTCGGGCCTGACCAACTGGAGCATGGTGCGGGCCTACCTGGACGGCGTCGCCGGGACGACGCGGGGGCTGCGCGCCATCGGCCGCATCAGCCGGGAGATGCGGGACGCCCTGCGGCAGGGGGACCTGCACGCCTGCGCTCGCCTGCTGCGTGCGGAGTGGGAGCAGCGGCGGGGACTGGCCGAGGGCGTGAGTACGCCCCAGGTGGAGCGGGCCATGGCCGTGGCCCGGAGGGCGGGGGCGCTGGCCAGCAAGGTCTGCGGGGCCGGTGGAGGCGGCTGCGTGGTCTCCCTGGTCCCGGCAGAACGCAGGGGTGCGGTAGAGCGCGCGCTGGAGGAGGCCGGATTCCGCGTCCTGCCCTTTCGGGCGGCGCGGCGGGGACTGCGGGTGGTGACCCGGCCCTCGCAGACCAGGACGCAGGCGGGCCAATGACGCGCCGCAACCTGGCCGTCGTGCTTACCTGGCAGGCGGCAGCAGTTCGCCCCGCCGCCGTCGAATAGGAGGTCGGTTAGGAGGTCGGTGCCATCATGAGCCTGCGCGGCAGGAAGTTCCTGATCACAGCCGGTCCCACCCGCGCCCCCATGGACGCCATCCGCTACATCACCAACAAGTCCACGGGCCGGCTGGGCGCGCTGCTGGCGGAGGAGGCGCTGCGCCGAGGCGCTTCCGTTACGTTCGTCCACGGGCGCCCCAGCGTCGTACCCACGGTCCGCGGCTGGGTACACGACCACCTGACCCT carries:
- the glyA gene encoding serine hydroxymethyltransferase — translated: MALREQDPAVYTILEAERRRQLEGVELIPSENYVSAAVLAAMGSIFTNKYSEGYPGRRYYGGNEHVDEVERLAQERAKALFGTPHANVQPYSGSPANLAVYFTTCRPGDVVMGQNLPDGGHLTHGWSVSITGTYYRSVPYHVKADGYIDMEEVRRLAREHRPRLIWCGATAYPREFPFEEFAAVADEVDAYFAADISHVAGLIVAGVHKSPTPYAHVITTTTHKTLRGPRGAMILVTQRGLSRDPELAEKIDRAVFPGLQGGPHDHTTAAIAVALGEAMRPEFKAYGAQVVHNARALAASLAARGFTVVTGGTDNHMLLLDLTPTGPGRGLFLQEALDRVGITVNKNTIPGEPSTPFYPSGVRLGTPAATTRGMREGEMEQLAAWIAAVAERIEAFQMPADRKARARVLQEFRRTVQTDTTLARLREEVRRFCVRFPLPGM
- a CDS encoding DoxX family membrane protein is translated as MARVVVKDHVIEDPPVARFLFSSTTMAWVWLVVRVWVGYQWINAALHKISDPAWMQTGAALKGFWERAVAIPQGGRPPIAFDWYREFIRWLLNTQSYTWFAKLVTYGELLVGIALVLGAFVGVAAFFGALMNWNFMMAGAASTNPVLFTLAILLLLAWKVAGYIGLDYYLLAWLGTPWRPGRIFKMRDQNQSETSMA